CCTTTGAGGAAGGTCTTACTGAAAAACTGAGACTGTCCAACTGTGTAGCTGTAGTGACTGGTTTTATAACTACGGAGtgagaaatacaaaatgttttttaaattttggtgtgttgtgtctccatggttcttgttacatgtttttttggggggtagaAACAGTTTGAGATTGCTGATGCCTTCTGTTGatcaattaatttgtttgtttcgtTTTCCCAAAAGTCGGAGGCGGAAGCCAGTTCTCATTGGATTGACTGGATCTTCCTGTTCAAACAACACAGAGTGTCAGAGACACACCCTAGGGGCGAGcgtgcatacatacacactgttACAGCCCCTTTTTCATGCTGTGATTTCATTCCAGGGAAACAGAAACCAGCAGATGAAAATTTGCTCATAGCTCAGTTCTGGGAACAGACATGCAAACAAACATCAACTGATTAAGTCACCACAACTGTTTGGCGCTTTCCCTGACTGGGCTGGAGAGAGAAAGGCGGTTCGACACACAGGTGAGTGTAGTTTCCCTTTTGTGCATTCGCTGCAGCTTGACTTCTGGATTGTGTTTGCAGTGTGTGGAAAGTAGCAGCTCTTAGACTGGTTAGCAGGTTTGAGCTGATTAGGGAAATGCACATAGAAGTGCCACAGTGTTTCGTGGCCGTTGTCAGTGAGTCACAGCTGGTCTGCAGGTATCTGTGACCCACGTTATTTGCAGTTGCAGCAGCCACTGTACTAGACAAACGTGCAAATCCAAACTCTTACTTTTACAGTCCCCACAGTGCTGAGTTTGAAACTATCTGATAACTTTAGAAAACAGTCAGTCCTGTACGGAGCACTGTTGCTTTTGGCTTGAGTTATGAGCCGTGGGGGTCAGGGCTATGTAAGGCACTGTGGATTTCACTGGAGGCAGCTGCTGTATATTCACTCGATTCTCCCTGGCTACCCTTTCGGTGGGCTATTGTGGGGTGTGATGCACAAGGGAAGGTAGAGCAATAAAACTGTGCtgtgatgtgttttgttttctgtatctgttttattgtgtgtagtattttacattacatataaaatcaattcaatttttaatacttatgattaaaaacttttaaaatcaattcttaaaatcacttaaaatttttaaaatctttgtgatttaatgaaaaacaaaataattaacttcaaataaacatgtgcacaaaacaacaaaacaaacgtgattaaagcaaaaatgctcaccaacataaaagtcaaatacattgaaattaactgaaaatgcattggacaaaataaagaaacaattaaaaaggtaaaaataaaaaacaaacaaaaaaggtccaatgcatttaaaattaaatccaaaacggacaatgtatttgacaaaaaaatataacaaaactaaaccaaaaaacccctaaacaattagtgatttaaaaacaactaaatctttaaaaacagttaagattcattttaaaattgttttaaaaacaatcatccataaaataattaaaagatcttggactcgggctccagcagggggaactgaccgtccccggaggtgggtcccatcatgggatcctgagctcccccagatcttgtatgtgccagttcttataggcttcctccttgcccctctgatggacctccagattgacgtagtccctcacgagcaccatgcccctccgcgcgatgacaatcgggtccagctcctgcttattgaatagacagatgttccgtccctcccacagggcctgcttcactgcgcagacgacacgccaccagcacctcagggtggaagatgttagtCCCCTGGTaggaccgtacaggatctgctgggcgggcgcccgcgcaggaacggcaaacctgtggaggaactatttttttaattgaatttagtatttttcGTTTCATAAGATAATAACAATtcgatttttttaatacttatgattaaaatctttaaaatcaatccttaaaatcacttaaaatttttaaaatctgtgatttaacaaggaacaaaacaattaacttaaaaataaatgtgcccaaaacaacaaaacaaacgtgatataagcaaaaactgctcaccaacaaaaaaggtcaaatacattgaaaataactgaaaatgcattgaacaaaataaaaaaacaattaaaaaagtaaaaataaaaaacaaacaaaaaaggtccaatgcattttaaattaaacccaaaacggtcaatgtatttgacaacagaatataacaaaactataccaaaaaccctaaacaatgtgatttaaaagcaactaaatctttaaaaacaattaagattcgtttttaaaatctttttaaaaacaatcatccataaaatctttaaaagatcttggactcgggctccagcagggggaactgaccgtccccggaggtgggtcccatcatgggatcctgagctcccccagatcttgtatacgccagttcttataggcttcctccttgcccctctggtggacctccagattgacatagtctcttacgaacaccatgcccctccgcgcgatgacaatcgggtccagctcctgcttgttgaacaaacagatgttccgtccctcccacagtgcctgcttcactgcgcagacgacacgccaccagcacctcagggtggatgtTGAGattcccctggccggaccgtacaggatctgctgggcggtcgcccgcgcaggaacggcaaacctgtggaggaacggagaaaacaggagccagaccctgtgggcggaggggcactcactaaagatgtgagcctccgtctccttccccaggcaacccttataggggcaggtgtcataaggagctatgccccttctgtgcatgaacactcgggtggggagacaccgactcacagccatccaggagacatctttctgcgtattcgtgaggcaaacgtgcgtagcgttagcccagataaaccggcaggtttcgggagggaaatcttctatccggctggtctcctgggcagatctcatctgactacagatggtcttgtaatcccaggaggccagcatgactttatggaggcctacttcgagcgcaaaggctcggagcgccctgtagaacggcgggggatcccacgagtgcggcctggtgttatccatggcgcagaggccgaatggtctcaggctgctggcaaaataaaagcggttcatgaaactcactttcttgccagcagcctggatgttcttgaccacataggccagcccctgcaatgtgttttgttttctgtatctgGGTGAAAGATAGAGAGAATGTCAGCACCCAGGAAAATGGAGTCCCCACGGGGCAGGCAGCGTAGGATGACGCAGCCCAGCCCAGCGTCCCAGGACTCCCCCGTCAGGAAGAGAGCAGCCAGGACCCTGCTGGAGAGAGGTGCCTCTACCCCTCCTGCCTCCCTAGAGCTCAGCCTCATTCCTGAGGTCAGTGAGCGGGCAGAGCTTGcaaaggaagaggaggagaactTCCCAGCCCCCCAGCCACCCATTGGGACTAAATTGCAGGATGGTGAGTTGAGGGGGGGGGTGGTGTCTGTTTTAACTCTGCCAAGCTGAGAGTTCTGACTGGGTAAGGACATCAGCAGGATTTCAAATGAGAGGAGATGAAGAGTGAAAAACATCTCCTGTGAGTCTCAGggtagaacaaaataaaaacaaagacttaGTTAGTGCACCCTGCTGTGATTTGCTGCACACAAATAGTTGTTTGatgttaattaaaacattttttctgtGGTGcatattactgtgtgtgtgtactatgcTTTCTTTGCAAATGAGTCCCATATATGCTTGGTGCCAGAAATCTTCCAATCCGCAGTGCAGGTGAGAGCAGGCTGAACTCGCACCCCTCCCTGCCTTGGTACTGAGTGAATTCCCGTTCATCCCAGTGAGGTGGCGCAGCAGCTGTGGAGATTGAGCTGTGTCTCTCTTGCTCTGCCCCAGGGTCTGACCCGCAGCCCTTGGACCTGGGGCCACACTGTGAGAACTGGGAGCTGACCCCTGAGCTGAGCCGCAGGGTGCGAGAGACGGCAAACAGCTTGCCCCTGCAGCGCGAGGACACACAGTCGGCCTCCAAGCTCGTCAACCACCTGTTGAGTGAACTCATGAGCTTCCTGAAGGAGAACAAGGAGCAGCCTTTCTTCCAGGAGGCAAAGAGGATGGGCAGCGGCAGCTACTATGAGCTTGTCAAGGTAATGCCTGATCCTGGCACTGACTGCTTTGCCCCAGAGCTGTTTTGTGAGTTAAGAAATGTTTACATTGAATTTATCCTACTTTTGAAATCCCCCCACAGGACAGGTCAGGGGTTTGGAATGTCAATGTGGAGGTGAGAGTGTATCCCTAACTCTCCCTCCTCTTTCTCTTCCTTCTTTACTGCTCCAGATCTCTAACCCCAACGAGTTTGACGTGATGTTGCTGCTGCCAACACCGCGGCTGCAGTGGGAGGAGCTCAAGGGGCACAACGGGCTCTTCTACCACGTCTCTGTGGAGCGGCCCACCCGCATGTCGATTCGCCACTTCCTGCTGGAGGATGGCAAAACTGTGTCGGCCACAAACATCCTACAGGAGGCACGCGACCTAGTGAAGAAGTTCATCAGGACCTACACGGGTCAGTGGTTCCTGGTGACACAGTCAATATGCTATAACAATTATTACTTGATTAAATACCAACAGGCTGCAATTCATGTAGTGACACCATTAAGCTATGAAAGGAGCCAAGATTCCAAGTTACCAGGTTAGAAAAGTAGCTGAGAGAGAAAGCTCAAGCTGGGCTGCAAAACAGCAGACTCAACCATttctaaacaaaaataaagttgcTGTTTTAATTGTTGGTCTTTGAGGAGTTGAAGGGTGAAAATGTGTTCATCCCAACAAATCTCAAAGTGACGGCTGTAGAGACTTTGCTCCAGTTGCAGACCTGGATGactaaacgtgtgtgtgtgtgtatgtgtatgtcaaAGGCCCTTGCCCCCATGTCCGCTGGACCATTCAGAGGAAGAAGGCCAGTTCTCCCGCAGTGACGTTGGAGCTGTAGTGCGGGGGACCAGGGGGGCCGATCTCCCTGGATGTGGTGCCTGCACTGGAGGTGCCTCCCTCGCAGGGCTGGCCAGAAGCCGCATTGGAGGGGATGCCGGTGCAGAACTGGCTGGGCAAGAAGGCAAGACGCAACTTCGCCAAGCAGGCTTTCTACTTCGTGCCTAAGCAACCAAGTGGCCGAGGGCTCAGCGATCATGATAAGGGTGAGGGGGGGCACTGGGGCGGATAAGCAAAGCCAGGGCTTTCACTCAGAGTCTTACCCCACAGACTCACAGGGCCTTCAGGTTTCAGTTTTACGTATATCCATTGCTCCATTAAGTTAATTATCTTAATTGGTCCTTCATTTGCACTAGAATTTGCATTATGGTGGTTTGTTTACAGTGTTTAGTGACTGCTGGTGATTTAATGTCTGTGAGGAAGAGCAGCTGGGACTGAAGTTAGGGATCAACTTTTTTTGGTGGTCTTGGACCAACTTTTCAGGCTGTGTGTGGGGCAGCAGTGTAGGCTGCAGAATTGACTGTGAAATGTGTGTGCATGGGCTACTCTTGCTTGGGTCAGTACTGAGTTATCTGAATCCTTTAACATAGACGCATAACTTACCCAACAATTATCTTTTCATTAATATGACTTTATTCCAGTGTTTCATGCACCCCAACACGTAACTGTAATTTGAACAGTGTATGTGGGCCCTGTGTTGCAGAGAGCTGGCGGATCTCGTTCTCACACACCGAGAAGGAGATGATCTGTAACCACGACAGCAACAAGACCTGCTGCGAGAGCTACGCTCGGAACTGCTGCCCGTCCCTCAGTCTGCCCGTGGAAGTGTTTATTCAATATATGCAATTCAAATtacttttgcatttatttatttatacttgtttttaaatatattgatcTTTATCATTATGccattatatttatgtatgtatatcgaCTTAGATAAAAgtctattagtattattatcaataaataaaatcactatAGCTATCATAGCATTACACACCTGTCTTACTCAAAGATTGATTGACTGCAATTAATTTGCCAGACAGTAGATGGCAGTGCAAAGACATATATCCAAAAGTGGCAGAAAGTTACTACTAAAATGTACTATATTTAACTTATGAGCCTAAAGATAATAAAAGCCctgataataaaaatataatagttTTTGAGAAATATAGACATACTTTGTTGCTTTCGTTTTAGgtctacattttaaaaacccTGCAAACTGAACCACTCAACTGGAAACAACTAAATATAATACAGCAAAATAAGATAATCATTTATCCAACACAAGAGGTGTTCTTTCACATAATTAGATATATATTGGGATGAAACATGTAATACAAATTTTATAACTAGGCTTACCTTTTTGTGTAACCGTCAGCATCCCAGAATGATAAAACCAGTAACATTAGTATTATGATTATGTATTATTGGTGGTGAACAATAATATTAGCCTAAAAGTATATAGCCACTGTTTCATCTAGAAGAAATCTGTTAGATTGAAAAATTGAAACTTCCCTCTTCTCCTTTTCTGttgtaataaataattaatacatatatttgatttattatttttatcattatatAATGGATACTTTTGATGTATATAACCCCCAAGTGAATGGTAGTGCATTTAAGAAAGCTCTTCAGAATGTCCTGCAGGTCAGGCCTACCACACAAGGTGACagggtaaatgtgtgtgtgtaaatgtgggGGGTTCTGGGGAATGATCTCTGAAGTGGGGGGGTGGAGAGAATGAAGTTTCAACTGGGGGCTGTCGCTGCTGCCGTGATGTTACCTGAGTCTCCGTATgatctgtgattttaacaagTGATTTTATCCACATCTTACTTCAAAAAGTGCGAGGGAAGATTTGCCCGACTTCAAAAAGTGGGGGGGACTCATAAATTACGCCCATGGTGTGATTTCAGATGACATACGCCACTTTTTACtaagctgtaaataaaatatattataaggATACCCACCAATTATTATACAAGGAACAGCCACACTTGAGTAGCTTTAATTTCATACAATGTTGTCCTGTGAACATGAAAATTAAGacaatatttagtttttaaatgtactgtataaATATTAATCTCCTTCTCCCCTTCCCTCAGAAAGCGCTGTCTGCGAGTGTTGAAGTTTGTGGTGGAGCGCCTGCTGCAGTGCTACCCCCAGGAGCTGGCACCGTTCTGCTGCTACCACGCCAAGACAGTCTTCCTGGCCACCCGTGTGCTGGGGCTGCTGTCCGACCTGGAGCACCATGCTCTGACCGGGTGCCTCCCCCACTTCTTCATCACCTCCTGCAACCTGTTTGCTCCCCCTGCCTTCCACCGCCGCGCCCTGGTCTTCCTTCAGGGGAAGTTGATGGAGCAGAGGAAGCTGGGGCTGCCCCTCTTGCAGCAGCCCGCCCCCCCCTCGCCTCTGCCCTCTGACCCCAGCCcagcccccccagcccccccagcccccccagcccccccagccacactcctcccctcctcctcctgcctcCCTTTCTCCGTCTGCCTCGGGATGCTGAGTGCACTGCTGGCCCTCCTGTGGGCAGTAGTGATTCTGTAGGGCAACGTGTCTTAAAATTAGTGAGTTTCCCTTTGTAAAAGCTGTAATGAAAAACCCcaatgtgaaataaaatcatACATGCATTAGAACCttttattattctgttttgaaTTGTTCTATATATACTAGCATATCTGCAGTAAAGTATGGACATTTGTGGGATGTGGGATCTCCTTGAGACGGGACTATGGAACAgatccatgcacacacacacacacactacctagAAATGGAAAAATAGTAACTCTAACACACACATAACATTTCCTAAGAAATTATGGATTTAGGTCTCTGTGTAGTAGTATAATCAGATTTTAAGTTGCTATGTATCACGGTAAAAACTTTGTAAACTGTAGTATATCTCTGGTATGACAAAAACATGTTACATTTATTGCCGTGTACCATGGTAACATCACAGTTAAAAGTAGTTTGATGTACTGTGGTAACAACATAGTAAAATGTGTGCTGAACTgtggaaaataaacacaacaccACACTACATTTTATCATAATTGACCATGTTTTAAATGATACATTTACCATTGATGTTTACTATGAATTAACCTTTTTTTACAATGCTTTTTACCATAGATTTACCAAAGGTTTACCATATTGTTACCatagtacactacactacatttcACAAATTTTAACCATAATTTCACCGTGGTAAAGCATTGGTAAAAAatcttactgtatttttatcaCAGTAAACCACACTGCAGTCTTGTAGGGGACAAAAGTGTCACAGCCTCATATTTTGCCCCTGGTCTAATATGACATGTCTTGTTCCCTTATGGCATTTTCATGCAGCCGTCACCCCTCTTAGTCTTTTCTTTATTGATCTCATATTTGCACATTATACGTGACGTGTATACAATCATTTAAGATAAAAAAACAGCTTAAATACTATGTTCATTATATgatttttaatactaatattacacggcgtatattttaaaacatgaagGGGGAAAAAGCATAAGTGAAAAGATAATTAATGGAATCTAGTAATGTTAAGAGATGTATTAATTAGCCGATATCAACCCCTCCCTGTTGTGCTCGCACCACCTGGAACTAATATAATTGGACAAGCGGGTCGACACGGAGCTGCACAGGCGGACACTGCAGCTTAAAAGCCGGCGCCGGAAGTCTGTCGCTCTCTTCTAGTGCTCCAACATGGCGGTGAGTAGCGTTTCTCGGCCGAAGATGGCGGAGTTGGTCTGTCTGATCTATTGCAATCCACTGCCATCGGCGTCTAACAGCTGCGCTGGCGGCCAGGCGAAGTTGATTCAGGGGCGCGGCCGGCCTGGACAGTGGGGATCCGTGTATTTGTGTGCGCCAGCGAGAGGACGGCTTTATTGATTTACCTGTGAAGACCCGGGACCCCTCTCGGTGTCGTCTCCCTCCGCGGCTCCGTGCCTGTGCGCACATTAGCGGTGTAGAAGAGCGGGGCCTGTCCGGGGGCGCTTTGACGATTGATCCGGACTGTCGCGGATGTGTACACGCATGTTCTCTGTACTGCACACTGATGTTGCTGCCAGATGGCGGTTGGCTGTTTGTGTCGTTGCGGGGGTCAGGGCACATGCCATGGTGAGACTTTCCCTCCGGACCCCTTCATGTGTGGCGGCGAATACGTGGGGCCCGTGGAGAGCTGAGGCGCTGCTCACCGGTCCCAGGATGGTTAGATCTGCCGTGTGTGGGTTTACTGTTGATCTCGGCTGGGCCTAGTGACCGGGCCCTGCCTGTCCTACTTCGGTACCAGTAATAACTTTACAATCCAGGCCTTCACGTAGTTCGCAGTGGTAACTGGGTCGAGTTCTGGATTGGGTCGCGTTACTTGTTCATCCGGGTTTTAAACTCGACGATTGAGGCCTCACGGTAGGTCTGAGTGGGACGGCACGCTGCAGTCACGCCTGGAAAGGTGATTGGTTTGGGCACTACGTGTGACACTTCAGTCAGTCCAGCTTCCACAGCCGTCTGGTTTTGCTTATAAACGTACTGACCCATTATAAATGTCTATGCTAGCAgctgttgtggtgttggtgccTGCTTTCTTTAGTGCTTGGTGATGTTACCTCCATCTCCTGTCATCTCCGAGCTGCTCAAATACTAACTTCTGATTGAATGGGATGTTACTGTTACCTTTTAATCAGTCTCTTGGGTCATCCACCGTGAAATACCCTGACACTGAAGAATCTTATGCGCATCAAATTCACTGAACGGGAATGAGAAATGGATCCCCAACCAGGCCAAGCGGTCTGGTCAGAGGCAGTGTTTATTCTGTGCAGTGTGTTAATGGTAGACTCGGGTCATCCTCCGGTTTCCCTCAGTGTAGTGTAATAACACCCTCTCTCAGGACGGTGTTTTAAACCTCTTCTCTCCCCCCTCAGGAACAGGGTGAGAAGAAGGAGAACCCAATGCGTGAGCTGCGGATCCGCAAGCTGTGCCTGAACATCTGTGTGGGTGAGAGCGGTGACAGGCTGACCCGTGCTGCCAAGGTGCTGGAGCAGCTGACCGGACAGACGCCCGTCTTCTCCAAGGGTAAGTGAGTGCTCTCTGACCCTTGTGCACAACCTTACCCTCTCGCCTCACTGGCACAATCTGAAGCTCACCctggacccccccccccctctctttctcccctcCCTCAGCCCGTTACACTGTGCGTTCATTCGGGATCCGCAGGAATGAGAAGATCGCAGTGCACTGCACCGTACGTGGTGCCAAAGCCGAGGAGATCCTGGAGAAGGGC
This is a stretch of genomic DNA from Amia ocellicauda isolate fAmiCal2 chromosome 11, fAmiCal2.hap1, whole genome shotgun sequence. It encodes these proteins:
- the rpl11 gene encoding large ribosomal subunit protein uL5 isoform X1, with amino-acid sequence MCTRMFSVLHTDVAARWRLAVCVVAGVRAHAMEQGEKKENPMRELRIRKLCLNICVGESGDRLTRAAKVLEQLTGQTPVFSKARYTVRSFGIRRNEKIAVHCTVRGAKAEEILEKGLKVREYELRKNNFSDTGNFGFGIQEHIDLGIKYDPSIGIYGLDFYVVLGRPGFSIADKKQKTGRIGAKHRISKEEAMRWFQQKYDGIILPGK
- the LOC136762744 gene encoding cyclic GMP-AMP synthase — its product is MSAPRKMESPRGRQRRMTQPSPASQDSPVRKRAARTLLERGASTPPASLELSLIPEVSERAELAKEEEENFPAPQPPIGTKLQDGSDPQPLDLGPHCENWELTPELSRRVRETANSLPLQREDTQSASKLVNHLLSELMSFLKENKEQPFFQEAKRMGSGSYYELVKISNPNEFDVMLLLPTPRLQWEELKGHNGLFYHVSVERPTRMSIRHFLLEDGKTVSATNILQEARDLVKKFIRTYTGGPISLDVVPALEVPPSQGWPEAALEGMPVQNWLGKKARRNFAKQAFYFVPKQPSGRGLSDHDKESWRISFSHTEKEMICNHDSNKTCCESYARNCCPSLSLPVELISFSPSLRKRCLRVLKFVVERLLQCYPQELAPFCCYHAKTVFLATRVLGLLSDLEHHALTGCLPHFFITSCNLFAPPAFHRRALVFLQGKLMEQRKLGLPLLQQPAPPSPLPSDPSPAPPAPPAPPAPPATLLPSSSCLPFSVCLGMLSALLALLWAVVIL